The proteins below come from a single Erinaceus europaeus chromosome 20, mEriEur2.1, whole genome shotgun sequence genomic window:
- the SEC11A gene encoding signal peptidase complex catalytic subunit SEC11A isoform X1, which translates to MLSLDFLDDVRRMNKRQLYYQVLNFGMIVSSALMIWKGLMVVTGSESPIVVVLSGSMEPAFHRGDLLFLTNRVEDPIRVGEIVVFRIEGREIPIVHRVLKIHEKQNGNIKFLTKGDNNAVDDRGLYKQGQHWLEKKDVVGRARGFVPYIGIVTILMNDYPKFKYAVLFLLGLFVLVHRE; encoded by the exons ATGCTGTCTCTAGATTTCCTGGACGATGTGCGGCGGATGAACAAGCGGCAG CTCTACTACCAAGTCCTCAATTTTGGGATGATTGTCTCCTCGGCACTGATGATCTGGAAGGGCTTGATGGTGGTAACTGGAAGTGAAAGTCCCATTGTAGTAGTGCTCAG tggaAGCATGGAACCTGCATTTCACAGAGGagatcttctgtttctgacaaatCGAGTTGAAGATCCCATCCGAGTGGGAGAAATTGTTGTTTTTAGGATAGAAGGAAGAGAGATTCCTATAGTCCATCGGGTCTTGAAGATTCATGAAAA gcAAAATGGAAATATCAAGTTTTTAACCAAAGGAGATAATAATGCAGTTGATGACCGAGGTCTCTATAAGCAAGGACAACACTGGCTAGAGAAAAAAGATGTTGTGGGGAGAGCAAGGGG ATTCGTCCCTTACATTGGAATCGTGACAATCCTCATGAACGACTACCCTAAATTTAAG TACGCGGTGCTCTTCCTGCTGGGTCTGTTTGTGCTGGTGCATCGTGAGTAA
- the SEC11A gene encoding signal peptidase complex catalytic subunit SEC11A isoform X2, giving the protein MLSLDFLDDVRRMNKRQLYYQVLNFGMIVSSALMIWKGLMVVTGSESPIVVVLSGSMEPAFHRGDLLFLTNRVEDPIRVGEIVVFRIEGREIPIVHRVLKIHEKFVPYIGIVTILMNDYPKFKYAVLFLLGLFVLVHRE; this is encoded by the exons ATGCTGTCTCTAGATTTCCTGGACGATGTGCGGCGGATGAACAAGCGGCAG CTCTACTACCAAGTCCTCAATTTTGGGATGATTGTCTCCTCGGCACTGATGATCTGGAAGGGCTTGATGGTGGTAACTGGAAGTGAAAGTCCCATTGTAGTAGTGCTCAG tggaAGCATGGAACCTGCATTTCACAGAGGagatcttctgtttctgacaaatCGAGTTGAAGATCCCATCCGAGTGGGAGAAATTGTTGTTTTTAGGATAGAAGGAAGAGAGATTCCTATAGTCCATCGGGTCTTGAAGATTCATGAAAA ATTCGTCCCTTACATTGGAATCGTGACAATCCTCATGAACGACTACCCTAAATTTAAG TACGCGGTGCTCTTCCTGCTGGGTCTGTTTGTGCTGGTGCATCGTGAGTAA
- the SEC11A gene encoding signal peptidase complex catalytic subunit SEC11A isoform X3, whose translation MLSLDFLDDVRRMNKRQLYYQVLNFGMIVSSALMIWKGLMVVTGSESPIVVVLRQNGNIKFLTKGDNNAVDDRGLYKQGQHWLEKKDVVGRARGFVPYIGIVTILMNDYPKFKYAVLFLLGLFVLVHRE comes from the exons ATGCTGTCTCTAGATTTCCTGGACGATGTGCGGCGGATGAACAAGCGGCAG CTCTACTACCAAGTCCTCAATTTTGGGATGATTGTCTCCTCGGCACTGATGATCTGGAAGGGCTTGATGGTGGTAACTGGAAGTGAAAGTCCCATTGTAGTAGTGCTCAG gcAAAATGGAAATATCAAGTTTTTAACCAAAGGAGATAATAATGCAGTTGATGACCGAGGTCTCTATAAGCAAGGACAACACTGGCTAGAGAAAAAAGATGTTGTGGGGAGAGCAAGGGG ATTCGTCCCTTACATTGGAATCGTGACAATCCTCATGAACGACTACCCTAAATTTAAG TACGCGGTGCTCTTCCTGCTGGGTCTGTTTGTGCTGGTGCATCGTGAGTAA
- the SEC11A gene encoding signal peptidase complex catalytic subunit SEC11A isoform X4, with product MLSLDFLDDVRRMNKRQLYYQVLNFGMIVSSALMIWKGLMVVTGSESPIVVVLRFVPYIGIVTILMNDYPKFKYAVLFLLGLFVLVHRE from the exons ATGCTGTCTCTAGATTTCCTGGACGATGTGCGGCGGATGAACAAGCGGCAG CTCTACTACCAAGTCCTCAATTTTGGGATGATTGTCTCCTCGGCACTGATGATCTGGAAGGGCTTGATGGTGGTAACTGGAAGTGAAAGTCCCATTGTAGTAGTGCTCAG ATTCGTCCCTTACATTGGAATCGTGACAATCCTCATGAACGACTACCCTAAATTTAAG TACGCGGTGCTCTTCCTGCTGGGTCTGTTTGTGCTGGTGCATCGTGAGTAA